GCAATTTTAACTCGCGTTCCCTTTTTTTCTAAGATAAGTTATCTACTTATTAAAGACTTCTGCCCTAAGAGGTTGTTTGAAAAGTGGGTAGTTGTGATTTTAATCACATTATTACCCCCCTTAGTCCCCCCGATGGATTGGGGGGAAACAAGAAAAATCTGGTTCCCTCCCCTTTCTAAGGTCCGGGTTAGGGTGGGGTAAAAATATTTGATACATCAATCATCAATACTTGTCGGTTAAGGATAGTTGAGGTGCCAGAACCCCGGTATCTTAAAGATACCGGGGTTCTCGTGTTCTCTTAACCGAGCAGTATTGCATCAATCATGACTTTTCAAACATCCTCTAAGGAATGGATCTATCTGTTCGTAGTTGTACTGTCTTCAAATACAGCGCAACTACAAACTAATACTTGACCAAATTGATTTTGAGGGATTCCAAGATCCCTGGCTTCTTAAGTCGGAGTTCTGAGCAAACTTAACTATCAAAACTTATTTATGAATTCTTCAAAGAGCGCTAGAAACATATTGTATCTCAAATTACAAGTTATTTTAATAAAAAATTAACTTCAGATAGAACTTCATTCAATTCTTTAGTTAGACGTTATTTCCTTTTTTTGTAATTATGATTATTGAATGAGAATCAAAAAAACAAATATTTTAGGAGCATCTGCAATCATGAATAGCCAATTGATAGCACCTCCCAAATTCAACACACATGAAGTCGTTCGTTTTCTAGGAGGTGTAGGCAGAATTTTATATTATCAACCGGATTCTCACACTTGGAAATATGCTGTTGAAATGGCAAAGGGTCCAGAACCAGATATGGGAAGAATTGGTCCTGAAACCACAATTTTATTGCATGAAGAAGACATTTATGAAACCATGAACTAATGGCTTGGCGACAAATGGCATCTTGCCTTATTTTTGAAGCCTGCTCCTAATGCTGCCACTCTAAAAGCCAAGATTACGCTGCTCTTGAGCTTTATGTTCGTTATGCTGAAGCCATTCCAGTTAGGAGTGAAAAAGTACATTGACCTTCTGGAGATTATTGACAACGAAGAAAAGCTTGTCAACTTTCTGCGGATGGAGAAATGGATTTTTGACAGCCCCGATCAAGCTGGTGAGGCTTACCGACAGTTTATTAAAGACTTCTATCAAGGAAACAAACTGATTAAAGGTGAAATCAAGATTGGGGAAAAGCGAGTAGATTTAAGGAATATCCGCATCCCAGTTTTGAACGTTTACGCAACACAAGATCATCTAGTTCCCCCTACATCCTCCTTGGCTCTTGAGAAATACGTTGGAAGCAAGGACTACACAGTTTGCGCTTTTCCTGTAGGACACGTTGGCATATACGTCAGTAGTAAAGTTCAGAGGGATCTACCTCGATCTATTTCCGATTGGCTGAAGGTGAGATTCTCCTGAAGTAGGAGGTTAGTCAGCTAATAAACAGTTATCATAAAGCCAACTTATATCTAAGAATCATGATAGCTGGCATCTTACACCGTACCTCCTTCGGTGATGGTGCTAAGGATCACAATTGGGATAGTCCTTTTTACCTAAACGGAAACGTAATTTTATGTTAACTTCTCAAGGTCAAACTCAAGCTAAACGCATACTAGTTATAGATGATACACAAGATAATTTGTATCTTTTAGAGGCAATTTTGGTAGAAGAAGGGTATGTAGTTGATGTTGCTAACAATGGCAAATCAGGGTTAGCCATGATAGAAGCATCACCGCCCGATCTGGTGTTGCTTGATGCTATGATGCCGGGAATGAATGGTTATGAAGTTACTCGGCATATTCGGCAGAATAAAAAACTACCTTTTATTCCTATTCTTCTGATCACGGCTTATGTAGAAGCTGATATACCTGAAGGATTAAATTTAGGAGCTAATGACTTTATCCGCAAGCCGATTGATTATGATGAATTAATAGCAAGAATTAAAGCCTTTTTACGCTTGAAAGATAATATGAGTAATGCAGTTTGAAAAGGACGAAAGATGAAAAATACTTTACATATTTCATCTTTCATTATTCAAGCTAGAGTTGACTTTCAAAGGCAAAATAACAGTGAAAGTGGAGCCAATTCCTAATAGCTGAGTGCGGTAAATTATCGATACTCGAAATTTGTCGATCTAGGCGAACTGCTTCAACCCAGTTTTTGACGATGGTGTCTATTTTCTTATCAAGCAACTGACTAAAATTCATTGTGATTCGGGTGCTGAGAAGAGTGAATCGAAAAACCGTCTTGGTTTAATTTTAACTAGCAGAGAAATCAAAACTCATACGACTTTCAGACTCTCTCGTTCCCAGCCTCTAGCTGGGAAGGAGTACAACTATGTTTTGATGAGTTGTCTCTGTACAAGTTGAAGTTTTTGAAAGAATGAAACGAGATCTGTCAAAATTACATTTCAACTTAACACTAATACCTTCATTTGGATATAGCAGCAAATAATTTATCACTCTCGTTAGTTAGAGTAAAAAGAACTCTAGTTTTTTTAACATGATGTCCAAAGCCAGAAAACTGATATTAGCCTTCTACAAAACTTGGAGTCATAAAATATGAAAAACGTTACGGCAGGAAATCTAACAGAGCGTTACTGTGCTCTGACAATTGG
This genomic interval from Scytonema hofmannii PCC 7110 contains the following:
- a CDS encoding response regulator transcription factor, with the translated sequence MLTSQGQTQAKRILVIDDTQDNLYLLEAILVEEGYVVDVANNGKSGLAMIEASPPDLVLLDAMMPGMNGYEVTRHIRQNKKLPFIPILLITAYVEADIPEGLNLGANDFIRKPIDYDELIARIKAFLRLKDNMSNAV
- a CDS encoding alpha/beta fold hydrolase, which encodes MLKPFQLGVKKYIDLLEIIDNEEKLVNFLRMEKWIFDSPDQAGEAYRQFIKDFYQGNKLIKGEIKIGEKRVDLRNIRIPVLNVYATQDHLVPPTSSLALEKYVGSKDYTVCAFPVGHVGIYVSSKVQRDLPRSISDWLKVRFS